The DNA region CAATATTTAACGCCatgaaatgtttataacaatcattgcttaaataatttttaaatattatttgacctGTATAAACTAATATCTGTCGAAATTCAGTGGCTTTAAATCTAGATATTTCATTTAAACCTCTGGGTTTTCGAGAAAACTCACAAGGTATATATTGTGCTAAAGAGGAGAGTGATATTGAAAGTTGTTTAGTAACCGAACTTGGCAATCGTACATTTAAAGGTCCTTTATCGATCCACAAATGAATCAATTTTTTCATCACACCTAAGCAtgttaaatgcatataatctaATGAAAACTTGGCTACTATATCAATATTTGGTAGAATAGATAAATCTGAAATGGCACTGCCTACATGATGTTCATCATGTTCTCtagtaatataatcattatgaGTACgctttactaaattattttgtgtaaatgGAAAACAGGTTCGATTTTGGAGGTATTCACCTTCTTCTCTACAACGAGTACATGAGTCAAAACCTGTATgaccttttatttttaaaataaatgatttagcTGGCGCATCTAAACAAAAACCATCAA from Acyrthosiphon pisum isolate AL4f unplaced genomic scaffold, pea_aphid_22Mar2018_4r6ur Scaffold_15425;HRSCAF=16082, whole genome shotgun sequence includes:
- the LOC103311710 gene encoding uncharacterized protein LOC103311710, whose product is MKQHALTIIEPGVYHHFGLIPAIKRHFTLNPINNTDVVKIVIGIDGLPITKSSSSQLWSILGYIRPLDNAVFPIGIYWGHEKPKNSNDYLEQFILEAKNVLLNGVNIDGTIIKVEIDGFCLDAPAKSFILKIKGHTGFDSCTRCREEGEYLQNRTCFPFTQNNLVKRTHNDYITREHDEHHVGSAISDLSILPNIDIVAKFSLDYMHLTCLGVMKKLIHLWIDKGPLNVRLPSSVTKQLSISLSSLAQYIP